The Horticoccus luteus DNA window CGCCGTCCATTTCGTCGGCGATTCCGGGAATGCCCGGCGGCAAGCCGGCCGGGGTCAGGTGCGTGCAACTTTTGCCGGATAATCGCTGCGCGATTTTTGGGCGCCCGGAGCGGCCGGCCGTCTGTCTGAGCCTGCGACCGCACGAAAGCATGTGCGGGGCGAGTCGAGAAGAGGCGCTGGCAATCCTCGGCGCGCTCGAACTGGCGACGCGGACGGAGGCAGGGTGACGAAACCGGGAGGGGCGGGGCGTGGTTCCCGTGGAAACACCACACCGCGCGGAAAGCGCGGACGCGGCGCCGACTCAGGCGTAGGCGAGCGTGAGGCCGCGCGGTTGCGGGGCGACGGAGCGTTTCCATTCGCGCCAGGCCGCCGCGAGTTGGTCGGCTTCGTTTTCCGTGAGGCGGCGGGTTTCTTCGGCAGGGAAGCGAAACGCGGGGAGGCGCCACCGCAGTTGCACGGAACCGAAGCCAGCGTCGTCGCGGACTTCGATCGTGACGCGGGTGGTCAGGTGGGATCCATCATCAAAGTGCAGACGGCTGACGTCGAGCGTCTGGCCGTGAAGGCAAAGCAGGTGAGCAGTGGAGTAGGGGCGGTGGTGACTGGGCATGAGAAAGAGCATAGCGAGTCGCCGGTTTCATTTATATCCGGCGTTTTCCGCGACGGATGGGGGAAAAACCGCCCGGCGATCAGGCGAGGCGCCGCCGATTGGCGGCCGGGGGCGATGGCGCGACGTGCATCCGAGGCAGGCCTAAAATGCCGTAAAGGTTGCGTTAGCATGACCGCAGATCGCGGCGCGCTTTCGTTCAGGCGAAAACGCTTTCACGTGTGTGACGGAAAACCACGGGGCGCGCGAATCGGCCCGCAACGGGCGCGAGTCAGTGTTTCCCCGCGACGGAGCATCGTGTTAAGTCCGTCGAGGGAAGGCTGGGATGGCCGGGGGCGGTTGCGCTTTGCGGGCGGGCGATTTGCGTGCACGCATGTATCGGTTTCCGCGTCGCTTTCGCTGGTTTCGATGGACGGTGATTCTCGTCGGGCTCTATGGCCTCGTGGGTTTCTTTGCACTGCCGCCGCTGATTCGCACGCAACTGCCCAAGCGCTTGTCGGTTGAACTCGGGCGCACGGTCACGATCGGCAGCGTGCGCGTGAACCCGTTCGCGCTCTCGGCGACGTTGGAAAATGTGAACATCACCGAGCGCGACCGGCGCGGCTCGTTTGTCAGTTGGAAGCGGCTCTATGTGAACGCCGATCCGCTGGCATCGTTGTTTGGCGAATGGGTGATCGGGGCGATCGAGCTCGATGGGTTTCAGGGCAACGTCGCGGTGGGCGCGGATGGCGGGTTGAATTTTTCCGATCTGCTCGCGGACGCGAAGGGCGATTCCGCGGACGCTCGCGGTGGCGCCAAGGAACACCGGCCGGTGCGCATCGGGCGGCTGCAAGTGACGCGGGCGCAGGTGAGCGTGCGCGACGAATCGCGGCGACAGGAGTTCACGACGCTGGTGGGGCCGGTGACGTTCCTCGTGACGGGGTTTCGCACGGGCGGCCGCGCGGATTCGCCGTATGCCTTTGAGGCGACGACGGAGGCGGGAGAGAAAATCGCGTGGCGCGGGACGCTGACGACGGCGCCATTCCGCTCGAGCGGTGAGTTTCACCTGGATGACGTGTTGCTGCCGAAATATGCGCCCTATTACAGCGCATCGTTGGGCGCAGTGGTTGAGGACGGACGCGTGTCGGTCGGTGGGAAATACGAAGCGGATTTTGGGGCAGGCGAAAGGAAGCTGGCGATCGCCGGTGCGACGGTGGCGGTGCGTGATTTGCGGATCGTCGAGCCCGGAGCGACTGAACCCATGCTCGCCTTGCCCAAGGTGGATGCGACCGAGATCGACGCCGATGCGTTGGCGCGGCGGGTGGACATTGCCCGCCTGGCGGTGGCGGGCGGCAGCGTGTCGGTGCGGCGGGAGGCCGACGGAAAGTTGAGTTGGGAGCGAGTGTGGACGCCGGCTCAGTTGACCGTGCAACCAGGCGGAGCGAGCGTCGCGCGCGGGGCGACGACAGGGGCATCGGTTGATCGAGACCGCACGCCGGATGTGCGGGCGCAGGCGATCGCCATCACGGGGTTGAAGGTCCACGCGACCGATCGCACGCTCCCGCGGCCGGCGGACGTGACGTTGAACGCCCTGAAGTTAAACGTGAAAAACTTCTCCCTGGCGGAGGGCTCGCCGATGCCGCTGCAAATGGGTTTTGACTGGGCGCCGGAAGGAGCCGTGCAAATCGACGGCACGGTGACCCTGAAGCCGAGTCTCGCGGCGAATGTCGTGGTGGTGGCCACGAAGATGGCGCTCGCGCCGATGAGCCCGTATCTCGAGCAGCACTTCAACGCGCGCATCGCCGCAGGGACGTTGTCGACGCAGAGTCGCGTGCAAATCAACAGCGGCGGGACGGGACCGGCGGTGAACGTGGGCGGCGACGCGTCGCTGACGGGATTCAAGCTCACGGAGGGAACGGAGGGAGCGCCGGTGGCAGGTTGGACGGACTTGGCGCTGGAAAAATTTTCGGCTTCGACGAGCGAGCCGCTCACCGTGGCGGTGGACGAAGTGAAGCTGGCGGGGCCAACGGCGAACCTCGTGCGGCGAGCGGATGGCACTTGGAACGTGGCCGGCCTGCGGCGGGCGACGGCGCAGACGCCGGAGACTACGAGTGCAGCGACGCCGTCGATTTTGTTGCCGGGTATGTCCGCAGGAAGCGGGGGAGCGGCGGAACCGGAACCAAAGATTTCGATCGGACGCGTGACGATCAACGAGGGCGAGTTCGCGTTTACGGATCAGTCAATCAAACCGGCGGTGCGGATGGCGCTGACGCAATTTGGCGGAGTGGTCACGGGGTTGTCATCGGAGCACGGGGCGAAGGCAAATCTGGACCTCAGCGCGAGGGTGGATGGATCGGGACCGGTGAAAGTGACGGGGCAGGTGGATCCGTTGGGTCGGGAGAAATCGGCGGCGTTGAACGTCGATCTGCGAAATGTGGACCTGGTGCCGCTCAGTCCGTATGCCGCGAAATTCGCGGGCTACGAAGTCGCGCGGGGAAAGTTGCAGGTCGACGTGACGTTTCACCTGAAAGATGCGGCGTTGAATTCGGCGGACGTCATCACGCTCGATCAATTCACGTGGGGCGCGGCGAGCGACAGTCCGGCGGCGACGAAGCTGCCGGTGCGGCTGGGCGTGGCGTTGTTGAAGGATCGCGAGGGTAAGATCGTGCTCGACGTGCCGGTCGAAGGGAATGTGGACGATCCGAATTTCCGGGTGAGCCGCGTGGTGTGGCACGCGATCGGCAACGTGCTGACGAAGGCGGCGACGTCGCCGTTCGCACTGTTGGGATCGATGTTTGGCGGCGGAGGAGACGAGTTGTCGTGGCAGGATTTTGCGGCGGGTTCGAGCGAACTGCAGGCGGGCGAAGAAAAGAAGCTCGCGACGATGGTGAAGGCGTTGACGGAACGGCCGGGGCTGAGTGTGGCAATCGAAGGCGGCTACGACGCGGGCGTGGATCGACCGGCGTTGCAGGAGCAGAAGTGGAAAGAGCAGTTGCGGGCGCAGGTGCAGCGACTGCGCGGATCAACGGCGGCGTCGGCGCCACGAGGCGAACCGCTGGCCGCGACGGGTGAAGAACGCGCGGAAGCGGTGAAGGCGCTTTACGCGCGGACGTTTCCGGGCGGCGTGGAGGTGCCGATGTCGTCGCCGGATGAGGCGGCTGAGCGAACCGCGGAGAACGCGGATGCCGCTCCGGCCGCGAAATCCGCGCCGCCGGCGGCGAAGAAGAGTGGGAATATCGGCTTGGTGGAGCGCACGTGGGGATTTTTGACCTCGTGGCGGAAGCGTCGGGAGGAGAAGCACGAGGAAAAACTGGCGGCCGCGGCGGCGGAGCAGCGGCGGCGGGAAGCGGAACGCGATGCGCAAAAGGAGGCCGACGCGGCGGCGGCGGCGCGCGGGGAAAGGGGCGGCGTCATTGGCCTGCCCATCGCCGACATGGAGGCGCGGCTGAAGCAGCGCGTGCAGGTGACGCCGGACGATTTGCGGGCGCTGGCGGAGGCGCGGGCGCGGGCGGTGCGCGACTACTTTACGCAGGCGGGAATCGCCGGTGAGCGGGTGCTTCTCACGTCGGCGGGTCAGAGCGCGCCCGAGCAAGCGGCGCCGCGGGCGACCTTGTCGTTGCAGTGAAACGACGTGCGGGGCGGCGCGTGCGTTTACGGAAAGACGTCAGGGCCGCCGGCTCAATGCGGGTTGGCGAGCGAGGGCATCGCGGCGAGTTCGGCGGCGAGTGATTCGAGCCACGCGAGGGCCTCGCGGCAGTGGGACGGGATGGCGGCGGGGTCGGCGACAAACATCAGGCGTTGCAAGCGCGCAGCGTCGGCGGCGGGAAGCGTTTGGTGAAGGTAGCGGTTGCCCCAATTGTGGCGGAGCGGGTCGTGTTTGATGCGGAGCATTTCCACAAGGGCGGTGAGCACGATGCTTTGATACCAGTGCAACGCGTCGATGAGGTGCCCGCGGCGGAGTTCCTTGTCGGGGAAATGGCCGAAGAATTTCAGGCGGGCGGTGAGCTGCGCGAGACGATCGCGGAGCCGCGTCTCAAGCGCGAGGCGGTCGACAGGACGCGGGCGCGCGAACAGGCCGGCGCGATCAAAGAGCACCGGGGGCCGGCCGTGGAGCTCGTCGTTGAATTTGTAAGGCGCGCTGAGCTTCATCACGCAAAAGTCGAGCAGGAGCCACGGCGGTGAGCCGGTGAAGCGGTAGAAGCGCTGGCTGTGGCCGTGCCAGGCGGGCTCCGGCACGATAAGGCGGTCGTCGACGGGGGCGATTTTCGCGAGCGCGGACTCGACAGCGGCGAAGGCATCAGGGACGTGATCGTCGTCCACGACGGCTTGGAGATCGGCATCGCTCCACGTGTCGGTGCGGCCAAAGGACGCGGAGCCGCCTTCCCACAGGGTGTGAGCCCAGGGTTGGTTTTCGAGGGCGGTGTGCACGCAGGCGATGAGCGTGAGGCGATCGAGGGCGGGCGAAGGCATGCGACAAGGAAGGCAAAAGACGGTGGCGCGGTCAACGAGCCGGCGGATCCATGCGCGGCGGGGTTGCGTGGAGGAACGGGAGCCGCCAAGTTGCGCGCTCCATGGCCAAACCTGACGACGCACCGACGATTATTTTTTCGATGCTGGGTGTCTCGAAGAAAATCGAGCGCAAGGAAATCCTCCGCGACATCTCGTTGTCGTTTTACTACGGCGCGAAGATCGGCGTGCTGGGGCTCAACGGCTCCGGCAAGTCGTCGTTGCTGCGGATCCTCGCGGGGCGGGACACGGAGATCGACGGGAGCGTGCATTTCGAGCCGGGTTACAACGTGGGCTTGCTGGAGCAGGAGCCGCAATTGACGCCGGGCAAAACGGTGCGCGAGTGCGTGGAGGAAGGCGTGAAGCACTTGACGGATCTGACGGCGGCCTACGACGCGACGTGGGATGACATCGGCGCGGCGGAAACGGATGAGCAGCGCGATGCGATCACGAAGAAGCAGGGCGAATTGCAGGAGGAAATCGACCGGCTCGGTGCGTGGGATGTGGCGCCGCAAGTGGAGATGGCGATGGACGCGCTGCGGTGTCCGCCGGGCGATCAGCCGGTGGAGAAGCTTTCGGGGGGCGAGCGGCGGCGCGTGGCGCTGGCGCGGTTGTTGTTGCAGAAGCCGTCGATCCTGCTGCTCGACGAGCCGACGAATCACCTCGATGCGGAGAGCGTCAACTGGCTGGAGCAGCACTTGGCGCGTTACGAGGGCACGGTGATCGCGGTGACGCACGACCGGTATTTTTTGGACAACGTGGCGCAGTGGATTCTGGAGTTGTCGTATGGGCACGGGATTCCGTGGAAGGGGAATTATTCGTCGTGGCTGGAGCAGAAGCAGCGGCGGAGCGCGGTGGAGCAGCGCACGGAGGACCGGCGGCAGAAGGCGATGGCGCGCGAGCTGGAGTGGATCCGCTCGTCGGCGAAGGCGCGGCAGTCGAAGGGGCAGGCGCGCATCAACGCTTACGAGTCGATGCTGGCGCAAAACGTCGCGGAGAAAGAGCGGGAGTTTGAGGTGATCATCCCGCCGGGGCCGCGGCTGGGGGCGCTGGTGGTGGAGGCGAAGGACCTGGCGAAGAGTTACGGCGACAACGTGCTGTTTGAAGGGGTGAATTTTTCGCTGCCCCCGGGCGGAATCGTGGGCGTGATCGGCCCGAACGGCGCGGGCAAGACGACGTTGTTCCGGTTGATCGTGGGCGCGGAGCAGCCGGATCGCGGAGAGTTGCGCGTAGGCCCGACGGTGAAGATCGCGCACGTGGATCAGTCGCGTGATTCGCTGCCGGACGCCGAGACGATCTGGCAGGCGATCAGCGGCGGCGAGGAGATCATGAAGCTGGGCGGGCGCGAGGTGAACAGCCGGGCGTATTGCGCGCAGTTTGGTTTCACGGGCGCGGATCAGAGCAAGAAAGTCGGCGTGTTGTCGGGCGGGGAGCGCAACCGCGTGCATCTCGCACGATTGCTGAAGAGCGGCGCGAACCTGATTTTGTTGGACGAGCCGACGAACGATCTCGATGTGAACTCGATCCGCGCGCTGGAGGAGGCGTTGGAAAATTTCGCGGGGTGCGCGGTGGTGGTGTCGCACGACCGGTGGTTTCTGGACCGGGTGGCGACGCACATCCTGGCGTTTGAAGGCGAGAGCACGGTGCACTGGTTCAACGGCAATTTCTCGGCGTATCAGGAGGATTATCGCCGGCGGAAGGGGAAGGAGGCGGATCAGCCGCACCGGATCAAATATCGGAAGCTTGCGCGGTGAGGACGGACGGCAGGCTCAGACGCGAACAAACATGCGATGATGGGCGTGGGAATAAATGGGGGCGTGGATTGCTCCTAGGAACATGAAGTGGCAATGTGCGGCCTTGGGCTTGCTGGCGTTGATGATCTGCGGTTGTCGCGATGATTCCACGACGCGGCCGGCGCGAAAAACCGAAATCAACATGGATGCAAAAACCGAATCGATCGTGCTCGGCGGGGGATGTTTCTGGTGCACGGAAGCGGCGTATGAATTGCTGCCCGGCGTGACGGACGTCGTGAGTGGTTACGCGGGCGGTGATGAACCGAATCCGACGTATGAAGCGGTGTGCGCCCACGCGACCGGCCATGCGGAGGTGGTGCAGGTGACGTTCGATCCGGCGCAGGTTTCGCTGGAAAAAGTGCTCAATTATTTCTGGCAGATTCATAACCCGACCCAGGTGGGCGGGCAGGGCAACGATCACGGGCCGCAGTATCGGTCGATCATCCTCTACGCCGATGAGGCGCAGCGCGCGGCGGCGGAGGCCTCACGCGCGGAGGCGGCGAAGACGTTTCGCGATCCAATCACGACGGAGATCGTGCCGTTGAAGAAATTCTGGCGGGCGGAGGAGTATCATCAGGATTACTTCCGGAAGAATCCGAACGCCGGTTACTGCAGCTATGTGATCGCGCCGAAGGTGCGGAAGCTGGAGCACAAGCTGGCGGCGGAGCAGAAGTGACGGCGGGGGCGGAAGCTCATCGCGCTGATTCGAGCCAGCGGAGGTTGGCGTCGCGGTAATCGATGCGGCTGAGGTAGTATTTCGGAGTGCGGAATTCGAGCCAGCGGTTGCGGTCGGTGTTGATGCCGAAAGCGCCGGGGTAGCGCTGGAGCAGGCGGTCCACCCCCGGGGCATCGAGAAGCTGGGCGATCGCGAAGTTTTTGGGGTCCTGCACGCGCACCGCATCCCGGGCGGCGGCGAGGTCGGGCGCGGAAAGCCAGCGGGAGACCGTGACCATATTAAATTGCTGCGGCGTCACCGAGGCGAGGAGACAAGCCTGCCCGCCCACCTGCCAGACCGAGACGTGGTCGAATACGGCGCGGGCGGTGCCGAGGATGGTGCCGATTTCGCGGGCGCTCAGATGGTGGAGCTGGACCCATTGCACCAGCACGCCGCCGGGGGCGAGGCGGTCGCGTGCGAGCGCATAGAACTCGCGCGAATAGAGATTGGTGGCGCCGGCATACCACACGGAGGTGAGTTCGATCTGGATGAGGTCGTAAGGCTCGCGGGCGCGCAGCAGGAAATTGCGGCCGTCTTCGAGGTGGACGGCAACGTTGGCGCGGTCGAAAACGCCGGCGTTGATGCCGGCAAACTCCGCGCGCGCTCCCGCGATGTTGGCGGGGGAGAGATCAACGATGTCGACCCGGCCGAAGCCGAGACGGGCAATGACGGAGGCGGTCTGACCGGAACCGGCGCCGATGATGAGGGCGCGGTCCCGTGTGGGCGCGTGGGTGGCGGCGACGACGGCGAAGCCGACTTGGGCGGGGACTTCACCCGCATCATCGGCCTCGAATTTTCCGTTTTGCAGAAGAGTTTTGGTGATGCCGCCGTTGGCCCGGGGCGTGGCGGTGACAGTGACGAAGCCGGACTGAAAGTCTTCGGCGAACCAAAGCAACCGGGCTTGCGGGCTGAGTGACGGCTGCAGGTAGACGCCGAATCCGCGGGTGAGCTCGAGCCGGTTCCAAGGCGGTAAAACGGCGAGAAGGAGCAGGCCGGCGAGGCCGGGTGCGACCCACGCCAGGCGCAACGACCGGCGCAGGACAAGGGCGAGCCAGCCCGCAGCGGCGAGCAACGCGAAGCCCAGCAGCGTGTGTTCGGCGCCGAACGCGGGGATGAGGACGAAGCCCGTGACGAGCGCACCTCCGACGCAGCCGAGGACATTGGCGACGCTCAGGCGGGAGACATGAGCGCTGTCGCTTCTCGCGTCGAGCAGCAGGGGAAAGATCCGGCCGAGCAGGAAAGCCGGAGGCAGCACGATCAGGCAGATCACGGCGAACTTGAACATTTCGCCGCTCCAGAACCACCGCAGCCCGAGCAGGCCGGCGAACCACGCGAGCATGCGGCCGGCCCAAGGCCAGAGAGCGTTGCTCACGGCCAGCGCGGCGACCAGCCAGCCGATGGTAGCAGGGAGCGAAGTAAACGCGCGCCGTGCGACGTCATGGGCGGCCAGCGTCAGCGCGAGCAGAACGGCCGCCAGCAGCCAGGAAAAGCTATACACACTGGCTCCGCAGACGGCGGCGATGAGGTGGAACCAGAGGACTTCCAGCGCGAAAAAAGCGAAGCCGGCGGCGAAGGACCAGAGGATGGGCTGAACGAGGGAGAGGTTGAAGCGTGGACCGGCGGGAGGATGGAAGGGAGGGACTAGTTTCGCCGGCAGTGATGCGGTTGTATCGGCGAGTGCTGTCACGGCCGCAACCGGCGCAGCCTGCACCGCGCCCAGTCCGGACCACAAAGCCACGCCGACAAACGCGGCGAGCAGGGCGGCAAACCAGAGTGCGCCGTTGGCCCCGATCGTATTGAACAGGAGCACCGGCGCGCCGAACGTAAAGGCAAAGGCACCGGCGAGGTTGATGGCGTAGTAGCGCGGCAGGGATCGGCCCTGCAAGTCACGGTGGCCGGCCAGCACGGCGGCGAGCGTGGGCAACTCTGCTCCCATGGCGAACGTGGGAGGCAACAGCCAAATGACGGCAAGCGCGATGCGGACCAAGGTGAGCGAGGCGGCGCTGGTGCCGGTCGTCGCCAGCCATCCGCCCAAGACACGGTCGGCGGAGAAAAATCCGATCGCGAACAGCGCCGCCCACGCGCCGATGAACAGTTCGAGCAGTGCCAACCGGCGCACCGCGCCGACAGACCGCCGCGGGCAAAGCCATGCGCCGAGCGCGAGGCCGGTGAAGTAAACGGCGAGCACGATGGTCGCGGCCGGCCGGCTCGCGCCAACAAGCGTGGAGAGATATTTTTCGGCCACCTGTTCGAGAATCAGCGCGGTGCCGCCGGAGAAGAAGACGGCGCCGGCGAGCAGGCGGGCGGGAACGGCCGCGCGTGGGCCGGCAAACGGCGCGACGGCGGAAGAGACGGCTGCCGGCGCGGGCCGCGCCGGCCGGAACAATCTGAAAGCAACCCAGGCGGGCAGGCCGGAGACGATGAGCGCGGCAGGCCACGCGAGCCACGGCGGGATGGGTGCAAATTTACCCCAAAGCACCAGCACAAGGAGCGACAACGCGAGCGAACCGGCCAGGGTCCAGCCGAGCCGGCGGCGCACCGCGGGAGGCGCGCCGAGAGCCGGCAGCGGAGGATCGCCGGTGGGCGGGAAGCGGCGGATGCCGACGTCGGCCAGCCACCAGCAGAAGATCGTGAACGGCACGGCGGCGCAGACATCGACGAGGTAATGGACACTGAAAGTGAGCGTTGAAGCGATCTCGCCCAAGCCGAGCGGAAGCCAGAGCCAGAAGAGCCGGCGCCGGTGGCACCAGGCCGCGGCGAGCAGGGCGAGCGAGAACGCCACATGCAGCGACGGCATGACGTTGCGCAGCAAATCCGGACGGGTGATGAAGCGCTCGGGGCCGTCGAGCGCGGCCTCGCGGAGCGAAGCAAGCAAGGCGGGGTTGCGGGGGAGGGTGGACGCGGCCCGGTAAAGTTCAGGAAACGCATAGGCCGGCCCCACCGCCGGCACGGCCCAATAGGTGATGTTACCGAGCAGCGCGATCAACAGGATCGCCAGCAGGCAACGGCGGAGGCCGGCGAAGTCGCGCGCGAAGTGCAGACTGGCCGCCACGCCGCCGATCAACAGTCCAAGCATCGGATAGACGCAGCGGGTGAGCGCGTCGGCCCAAGGATGAGCCGCGACCCAGGAGGCGCAGACCTCAAGCGGATTGAAGCCGAACG harbors:
- a CDS encoding YkgJ family cysteine cluster protein, producing the protein MECRARCGACCIAPSISSAIPGMPGGKPAGVRCVQLLPDNRCAIFGRPERPAVCLSLRPHESMCGASREEALAILGALELATRTEAG
- a CDS encoding DUF748 domain-containing protein, giving the protein MYRFPRRFRWFRWTVILVGLYGLVGFFALPPLIRTQLPKRLSVELGRTVTIGSVRVNPFALSATLENVNITERDRRGSFVSWKRLYVNADPLASLFGEWVIGAIELDGFQGNVAVGADGGLNFSDLLADAKGDSADARGGAKEHRPVRIGRLQVTRAQVSVRDESRRQEFTTLVGPVTFLVTGFRTGGRADSPYAFEATTEAGEKIAWRGTLTTAPFRSSGEFHLDDVLLPKYAPYYSASLGAVVEDGRVSVGGKYEADFGAGERKLAIAGATVAVRDLRIVEPGATEPMLALPKVDATEIDADALARRVDIARLAVAGGSVSVRREADGKLSWERVWTPAQLTVQPGGASVARGATTGASVDRDRTPDVRAQAIAITGLKVHATDRTLPRPADVTLNALKLNVKNFSLAEGSPMPLQMGFDWAPEGAVQIDGTVTLKPSLAANVVVVATKMALAPMSPYLEQHFNARIAAGTLSTQSRVQINSGGTGPAVNVGGDASLTGFKLTEGTEGAPVAGWTDLALEKFSASTSEPLTVAVDEVKLAGPTANLVRRADGTWNVAGLRRATAQTPETTSAATPSILLPGMSAGSGGAAEPEPKISIGRVTINEGEFAFTDQSIKPAVRMALTQFGGVVTGLSSEHGAKANLDLSARVDGSGPVKVTGQVDPLGREKSAALNVDLRNVDLVPLSPYAAKFAGYEVARGKLQVDVTFHLKDAALNSADVITLDQFTWGAASDSPAATKLPVRLGVALLKDREGKIVLDVPVEGNVDDPNFRVSRVVWHAIGNVLTKAATSPFALLGSMFGGGGDELSWQDFAAGSSELQAGEEKKLATMVKALTERPGLSVAIEGGYDAGVDRPALQEQKWKEQLRAQVQRLRGSTAASAPRGEPLAATGEERAEAVKALYARTFPGGVEVPMSSPDEAAERTAENADAAPAAKSAPPAAKKSGNIGLVERTWGFLTSWRKRREEKHEEKLAAAAAEQRRREAERDAQKEADAAAAARGERGGVIGLPIADMEARLKQRVQVTPDDLRALAEARARAVRDYFTQAGIAGERVLLTSAGQSAPEQAAPRATLSLQ
- the ettA gene encoding energy-dependent translational throttle protein EttA, which gives rise to MAKPDDAPTIIFSMLGVSKKIERKEILRDISLSFYYGAKIGVLGLNGSGKSSLLRILAGRDTEIDGSVHFEPGYNVGLLEQEPQLTPGKTVRECVEEGVKHLTDLTAAYDATWDDIGAAETDEQRDAITKKQGELQEEIDRLGAWDVAPQVEMAMDALRCPPGDQPVEKLSGGERRRVALARLLLQKPSILLLDEPTNHLDAESVNWLEQHLARYEGTVIAVTHDRYFLDNVAQWILELSYGHGIPWKGNYSSWLEQKQRRSAVEQRTEDRRQKAMARELEWIRSSAKARQSKGQARINAYESMLAQNVAEKEREFEVIIPPGPRLGALVVEAKDLAKSYGDNVLFEGVNFSLPPGGIVGVIGPNGAGKTTLFRLIVGAEQPDRGELRVGPTVKIAHVDQSRDSLPDAETIWQAISGGEEIMKLGGREVNSRAYCAQFGFTGADQSKKVGVLSGGERNRVHLARLLKSGANLILLDEPTNDLDVNSIRALEEALENFAGCAVVVSHDRWFLDRVATHILAFEGESTVHWFNGNFSAYQEDYRRRKGKEADQPHRIKYRKLAR
- the msrA gene encoding peptide-methionine (S)-S-oxide reductase MsrA — translated: MKWQCAALGLLALMICGCRDDSTTRPARKTEINMDAKTESIVLGGGCFWCTEAAYELLPGVTDVVSGYAGGDEPNPTYEAVCAHATGHAEVVQVTFDPAQVSLEKVLNYFWQIHNPTQVGGQGNDHGPQYRSIILYADEAQRAAAEASRAEAAKTFRDPITTEIVPLKKFWRAEEYHQDYFRKNPNAGYCSYVIAPKVRKLEHKLAAEQK
- a CDS encoding phosphatase PAP2 family protein; the protein is MTRLPRVGIPDDVPAFSLWLRRVLRRPDVWIFLAACVAVPLAMRATHLRFSRFDQLAYSHLADSFGAGIFVAVVVVFMALLLRRVPPVPRRALGITWGVLSLALTAGLLQAFVWTSYRWTSWFLQGLILALFAVSAVLTLVLAVTGLTRWRDIGACARDVGRHWCTLFFYLLTGGYLLSATRLARPEVVDRILLRMDVSFGFNPLEVCASWVAAHPWADALTRCVYPMLGLLIGGVAASLHFARDFAGLRRCLLAILLIALLGNITYWAVPAVGPAYAFPELYRAASTLPRNPALLASLREAALDGPERFITRPDLLRNVMPSLHVAFSLALLAAAWCHRRRLFWLWLPLGLGEIASTLTFSVHYLVDVCAAVPFTIFCWWLADVGIRRFPPTGDPPLPALGAPPAVRRRLGWTLAGSLALSLLVLVLWGKFAPIPPWLAWPAALIVSGLPAWVAFRLFRPARPAPAAVSSAVAPFAGPRAAVPARLLAGAVFFSGGTALILEQVAEKYLSTLVGASRPAATIVLAVYFTGLALGAWLCPRRSVGAVRRLALLELFIGAWAALFAIGFFSADRVLGGWLATTGTSAASLTLVRIALAVIWLLPPTFAMGAELPTLAAVLAGHRDLQGRSLPRYYAINLAGAFAFTFGAPVLLFNTIGANGALWFAALLAAFVGVALWSGLGAVQAAPVAAVTALADTTASLPAKLVPPFHPPAGPRFNLSLVQPILWSFAAGFAFFALEVLWFHLIAAVCGASVYSFSWLLAAVLLALTLAAHDVARRAFTSLPATIGWLVAALAVSNALWPWAGRMLAWFAGLLGLRWFWSGEMFKFAVICLIVLPPAFLLGRIFPLLLDARSDSAHVSRLSVANVLGCVGGALVTGFVLIPAFGAEHTLLGFALLAAAGWLALVLRRSLRLAWVAPGLAGLLLLAVLPPWNRLELTRGFGVYLQPSLSPQARLLWFAEDFQSGFVTVTATPRANGGITKTLLQNGKFEADDAGEVPAQVGFAVVAATHAPTRDRALIIGAGSGQTASVIARLGFGRVDIVDLSPANIAGARAEFAGINAGVFDRANVAVHLEDGRNFLLRAREPYDLIQIELTSVWYAGATNLYSREFYALARDRLAPGGVLVQWVQLHHLSAREIGTILGTARAVFDHVSVWQVGGQACLLASVTPQQFNMVTVSRWLSAPDLAAARDAVRVQDPKNFAIAQLLDAPGVDRLLQRYPGAFGINTDRNRWLEFRTPKYYLSRIDYRDANLRWLESAR